The Cloeon dipterum chromosome 3, ieCloDipt1.1, whole genome shotgun sequence genome includes a region encoding these proteins:
- the LOC135941256 gene encoding serine protease inhibitor 42Dd-like isoform X2 produces MGNVEGTRWKRCPSLDVYRTKPSQSLVFNFKKGVAINIFDCSALKWYTSQKHGNYIISPVNCLLSMEIMTAEAKWGTLAAVAKAVQLPTDCKTSFQVMVHCLKEPFDKNVLELKMATKSYVTDCFGLEPIHQILLDGSFEADIENINDFCDKGAIHKINKWAKAATGGNVSNLIDGSAATSAQGCSIINCVYFKGRWAAEFDAALTKNETFFSDRRDKSVAMMKKINKYQHAYLQDLAAQLLIVPFKMDTFCMILVLPDKKFGLGELEKKIFNKNLRELAAAAALKDVYVQIPRLDIKYESIHLDEQQAKLGVDIMCNDQMTHNKLFGSKNKRVTHVPHMRLKTADSEPPVLFRCDHPFYYFLAYKTDFCLFAGRITNPTKGK; encoded by the exons ATGGGCAATGTTGAGGGAACACGATGGAAAAGATGTCCCTCTCTAGACGTGTACAGGACGAAACCATCACAATCTttggtatttaatttcaaaaagggCGTTGCAATCAACATCTTTGACTGCAGCGCATTAAAG TGGTACACATCTCAAAAACATGGCAACTACATAATTTCACCGGTTAACTGTCTCTTAAGCATGGAAATAATGACAGCTGAAGCTAAATGGGGCACCCTAGCTGCAGTAGCCAAGGCAGTGCAACTGCCAACCGATTGCAAAACGTCCTTCCAAGTCATGGTCCATTGTCTTAAg GAGCCCtttgacaaaaatgtattGGAGTTAAAGATGGCCACAAAAAGCTATGTTACCGATTGTTTTGGTTTGGAGCCAATTCACCAAATCCTACTTGATGGAAGCTTTGAGGCTgatattgaaaatatcaacGATTTCTGCGACAAAGGCGCCAttcataaaatcaacaaatggGCCAAAGCTGCAACGGGAGGCAACGTTTCGAATTTAATTGATG gttcTGCAGCTACCAGCGCTCAAGGATGCTCAATAATAAACTGCGTGTACTTCAAGGGTCGCTGGGCTGCTGAGTTTGACGCAGCCCTAACAAAAAATGAGACATTCTTCTCAGACAGAAGGGATAAAAGTGTTGCCAtgatgaagaaaataaataagtaccAACACGCTTATCTTCAGGATTTAGCGGCGCAGCTGCTCATTGTGCCCTTTAAG ATGGACACGTTCTGCATGATTTTGGTGCTGCCAGACAAAAAATTTGGCCTTGGCGAGTTAGAAAAGAagatatttaacaaaaacctGAGGGAGctggctgctgcagcagcgtTAAAAGATGTGTATGTCCAGATTCCGAGACTTGATATTAAATATGAATCGATCCATTTGGATGAGCAACAGGCAAAG TTGGGTGTTGACATCATGTGCAACGATCAGATGActcataataaattatttggtaGCAAAAACAAGCGTGTCACGC atgttCCACACATGAGGCTTAAAACAGCTGATAGTGAACCACCTGTGCTCTTTCGGTGTGATCATCCTTTCTATTACTTCCTAGCCTACAAAACCGATTTCTGCTTGTTTGCTGGAAGGATAACTAACCCTACAAAAGGAAAATAG
- the LOC135941257 gene encoding keratin, type II cytoskeletal 78-like, giving the protein MLREPRAGKGPTGGLSKMQELEQGIQVLSQRCEELSLEKEELIAENEINLAKCKEDSESRFGEQLRNKNHQWKLSQEQTEKEHKELLTQLQAELESRKSELDDSSLKEQIQGLLEDRQSYENVVLTLRTQLQENYLEKGQLDALASEKNKCQLQELEDLRKIVAHSIQEVADLRSDKAILKEENEMLYEKIELMEDTEHALRRVQARARALEAECGRLITRVIRNTHSVAMKGGEGKNYSN; this is encoded by the exons ATGCTGAGAGAGCCGCGCGCCGGCAAAGGGCCCACCGGAGGGCTGTCGAAG ATGCAAGAACTAGAACAAGGGATTCAGGTGCTGAGTCAGAGGTGTGAGGAACTTTCCTTAGAGAAGGAGGAATTGATtgcagaaaatgaaataaatttggccaAATGTAAGGAAGATAGCGAATCCCGCTTTGGAGAGCAActtcgaaataaaaatcatcagtGGAA aCTCAGTCAAGAGCAAACAGAAAAGGAGCACAAGGAACTGCTCACTCAACTCCAAGCTGAGTTGGAATCCCGTAAGTCAGAATTGGACGACTCGAGTTTGAAGGAGCAGATCCAAGGTCTGCTAGAAGACAGGCAGTCCTACGAAAATGTCGTTCTTACCCTGCGAACACAATTGCAGGAAAACTATCTTGagaag GGCCAATTGGATGCCTTGGCGagtgaaaaaaacaaatgccAGCTGCAAGAACTAGAGGATTTGCGCAAAATCGTTGCCCATAGCATCCAAGAGGTGGCTGATCTGCGTTCAGACAAGGCAATTCTTAAAGAGGAGAACGAAATGCTGTATGAGAAAATTGAGCTTATGGAGGACACCGAACATGCTCTGAGACGTGTGCAGGCGCGCGCCAGAGCCCTTGAAGCAGAGTGTGGCCGCCTCATTACTCGTGTAATAAGAAATACTCACTCAGTAGCAATGAAAGGAggagagggaaaaaattattcaaattaa
- the LOC135938373 gene encoding golgin subfamily A member 6-like protein 22: MPPPEAAECCVAHAHVPLVLSRPTLERIEANADVRGRQMEAAEARKRRQEADRAATAATTAAMAGTTAKLAEAARMEAERALRETQRREAAEAVRARQELRERAAEEAARQLTLAFRSRDAVKQLDAALGAVYALEQRKEQMEVQERQKKEEMEREREHQRLVQERTKLEREADIAKKREVQRRKQILRRDLLAQINEKHKKRREEKFEREAEKQKNKEEQEKSQEERQKEKENEMEKRKKLLEEEMRLISEEKIRKKDYIEREERERMVCLAYEDFKSEIKQKLDQIQKGRVRFDKSKHVGKKIIDAQKMRDAKFENRFSKTSSERVQRERQKLAEAEARWVERRRRAVEHRDHQLEAAEEWRRRQKEENERENAFDWRLQQQITNEWKRLREAERRRQQVENRRAYDKQMAEEAANRAWEDAVDAAEEADRRMRFQQEDQDVLQHAQQALEQCRLGGGPVEPIKRAIADFKKRKGLGPRPALRASVLAHLDVGLDLDRVKDHLDYYLEHSNLRELE; this comes from the exons ATGCCACCCCCGGAGGCGGCTGAATGTTGCGTGGCACACGCTCACGTCCCTTTGGTGCTGAGTCGTCCCACTCTTGAGCGAATAGAAGCGAATGCCGACGTGCGTGGACGACAGATGGAGGCGGCTGAGGCCCGTAAGCGGCGGCAGGAGGCCGACAGGGCGGCCACCGCGGCCACAACAGCCGCAATGGCCGGCACGACGGCCAAATTGGCAGAGGCCGCTAGGATGGAGGCCGAGAGGGCTCTACGCGAGACGCAGAGAAGagaggcggcggaggcggtcAGGGCGAGACAGGAGCTGCGCGAGCGGGCTGCTGAGGAGGCGGCACGGCAGCTTACTCTCGCCTTTCGGTCGCGAGACGCAGTCAAGCAGCTTGACGCTGCGCTAGGCGCCGTGTATGCGCTCGAGCAACGCAAAGAACAAATGGAG GTACAAGAGCGGCAAAAGAAGGAGGAAATGGAGCGAGAAAGGGAGCACCAGCGTCTGGTCCAGGAACGCACTAAACTGGAAAGGGAGGCGGACATAGCTAAAAAAAGAGAGGTGCAACGGAGAAAGCAGATCTTGAGACGAGATTTACTTGCACA aaTAAAcgaaaagcacaaaaaaagACGTGAAGAAAAGTTTGAAAGAGAAGCagagaaacagaaaaataaggaGGAGCAAGAAAAATCGCAGGAAGAGAGACAGAAAgagaaggaaaatgaaatggagaaaagaaaaaaactgcttGAGGAAGAAATGCGGCTGATTTCTGAAGAGAAAATACGGAAGAAGGATTATAtagaaagagaggaaagagAGAGGATGGTTTGTCTTGCATatgaagattttaaaagtgaGATCAAGCAGAAATTGGACCAAATTCAAAAAGgg AGAGTGCGTTTCGATAAAAGCAAGCATGtcggcaaaaaaatcatagatGCTCAAAAAATGCGAGATGCCAAATTCGAAAATCGGTTTTCAAAAACTTCAAGCGAACGAGTACAGCG ggaGAGGCAAAAGTTAGCAGAGGCAGAAGCGCGATGGGTTGAGCGTCGTCGCCGCGCCGTTGAACACCGAGACCACCAGCTAGAGGCTGCAGAGGAATGGCGAAGGAGACAGAAGGAGGAGAACGAAAGAGAGAACGCCTTTGACTGGAGACTGCAGCAGCAGATAACAAACGAGTGGAAGCGGCTCAGGGAGGCAGAACGGAGGCGGCAGCAGGTCGAAAACCGACGAGCCTATGATAAGCAAATG GCCGAGGAAGCGGCGAACCGCGCGTGGGAGGATGCAGTGGACGCGGCGGAGGAGGCCGACCGCAGGATGAGATTTCAGCAGGAGGACCAAGACGTTCTGCAGCACGCGCAGCAAGCTTTGGAACAGTGCAGGCTAGGCGGCGGGCCTGTGGAGCCCATCAAGCGAGCAATCGCAGATTTTAAGAAACGGAAAGGCCTTGGCCCTCGCCCTGCACTGCGGGCTTCGGTGCTGGCCCACCTGGACGTCGGTCTTGACCTTGACCGGGTCAAAGATCATCTCGATTACTACCTCGAGCACAGTAACTTACGGGAATTAgagtaa
- the LOC135941258 gene encoding probable cytidine deaminase: MSDVRDLSALNSSAQELVRLSVGVREKAYCPYSRFKVGAALVCDDGTTFTGVNVENSSYGATICAERSALVAAVTAGHRKFKRICVSAEATSTTGFISPCGVCRQFMSEFGDFDVMLVRPSDKRVLFTSVHHLLPINLDPLQEFLTTGS; this comes from the exons ATGTCGGACGTGCGGGATCTCTCTGCCCTAA ACAGCTCTGCTCAGGAGCTTGTGCGGCTCAGTGTGGGCGTCCGCGAGAAAGCCTACTGCCCCTACAGCCGCTTTAAGGTCGGCGCCGCCCTCGTGTGCGACGACGGTACCACCTTCACCGGCGTCAACGTCGAGAACTCCTCGTACGGCGCCACTATCTGCGCCGAGCGCTCAGCCCTTGTCGCGGCCGTCACCGCAG GACACCGCAAGTTCAAAAGGATCTGTGTTAGCGCCGAGGCAACCAGCACCACTGGCTTCATCTCGCCTTGCGGTGTTTGCCGCCAGTTCATGAGCGAATTCGGGGACTTTGATGTCATGCTGGTCCGCCCCTCAGACAAGCGAGTGCTGTTTACCTCCGTGCATCACCTTCTGCCTATCAACCTGGACCCGCTGCAGGAGTTCCTCACCACCGGAAGCTAA
- the LOC135941256 gene encoding serine protease inhibitor 42Dd-like isoform X1 codes for MGNVEGTRWKRCPSLDVYRTKPSQSLVFNFKKGVAINIFDCSALKNMCQQKSSNLDIESFETYGREFLQWYTSQKHGNYIISPVNCLLSMEIMTAEAKWGTLAAVAKAVQLPTDCKTSFQVMVHCLKEPFDKNVLELKMATKSYVTDCFGLEPIHQILLDGSFEADIENINDFCDKGAIHKINKWAKAATGGNVSNLIDGSAATSAQGCSIINCVYFKGRWAAEFDAALTKNETFFSDRRDKSVAMMKKINKYQHAYLQDLAAQLLIVPFKMDTFCMILVLPDKKFGLGELEKKIFNKNLRELAAAAALKDVYVQIPRLDIKYESIHLDEQQAKLGVDIMCNDQMTHNKLFGSKNKRVTHVPHMRLKTADSEPPVLFRCDHPFYYFLAYKTDFCLFAGRITNPTKGK; via the exons ATGGGCAATGTTGAGGGAACACGATGGAAAAGATGTCCCTCTCTAGACGTGTACAGGACGAAACCATCACAATCTttggtatttaatttcaaaaagggCGTTGCAATCAACATCTTTGACTGCAGCGCATTAAAG AATATGTGTCAGCAAAAGTCTTCCAACCTTGATATTGAGTCATTTGAAACCTATGGTCGCGAGTTTCTCCAG TGGTACACATCTCAAAAACATGGCAACTACATAATTTCACCGGTTAACTGTCTCTTAAGCATGGAAATAATGACAGCTGAAGCTAAATGGGGCACCCTAGCTGCAGTAGCCAAGGCAGTGCAACTGCCAACCGATTGCAAAACGTCCTTCCAAGTCATGGTCCATTGTCTTAAg GAGCCCtttgacaaaaatgtattGGAGTTAAAGATGGCCACAAAAAGCTATGTTACCGATTGTTTTGGTTTGGAGCCAATTCACCAAATCCTACTTGATGGAAGCTTTGAGGCTgatattgaaaatatcaacGATTTCTGCGACAAAGGCGCCAttcataaaatcaacaaatggGCCAAAGCTGCAACGGGAGGCAACGTTTCGAATTTAATTGATG gttcTGCAGCTACCAGCGCTCAAGGATGCTCAATAATAAACTGCGTGTACTTCAAGGGTCGCTGGGCTGCTGAGTTTGACGCAGCCCTAACAAAAAATGAGACATTCTTCTCAGACAGAAGGGATAAAAGTGTTGCCAtgatgaagaaaataaataagtaccAACACGCTTATCTTCAGGATTTAGCGGCGCAGCTGCTCATTGTGCCCTTTAAG ATGGACACGTTCTGCATGATTTTGGTGCTGCCAGACAAAAAATTTGGCCTTGGCGAGTTAGAAAAGAagatatttaacaaaaacctGAGGGAGctggctgctgcagcagcgtTAAAAGATGTGTATGTCCAGATTCCGAGACTTGATATTAAATATGAATCGATCCATTTGGATGAGCAACAGGCAAAG TTGGGTGTTGACATCATGTGCAACGATCAGATGActcataataaattatttggtaGCAAAAACAAGCGTGTCACGC atgttCCACACATGAGGCTTAAAACAGCTGATAGTGAACCACCTGTGCTCTTTCGGTGTGATCATCCTTTCTATTACTTCCTAGCCTACAAAACCGATTTCTGCTTGTTTGCTGGAAGGATAACTAACCCTACAAAAGGAAAATAG